Proteins from a genomic interval of Candidatus Woesearchaeota archaeon:
- a CDS encoding nitroreductase family protein codes for MDVLHAIMNRRSIRSYLRKPVEFDKLTMLLKAGSMAPSAGNLQSYRFIVITDKKVIKGVADHCTEQFWIGMAPILIVVVADVERTESYYGLRGQRLYAVQDCAAAIQNILLAAHDMGLGACWVGSFDEGYIADKLGIPEGKRPQAVITVGYAADSPLDKESCELDSLVSFNKFGVPVENMNLLVREYNKEIEKIVKLSDPAVDDVFKKLSESTKKIVSGAKSVLNKAKNRENLDED; via the coding sequence ATGGATGTTTTACACGCAATTATGAACAGAAGGAGTATTCGTTCTTATTTGAGAAAACCTGTCGAATTTGATAAATTAACTATGCTTTTAAAAGCGGGTTCTATGGCGCCTAGTGCTGGAAATTTGCAAAGTTATAGGTTTATTGTTATTACTGATAAAAAAGTGATTAAAGGTGTTGCGGATCATTGTACTGAACAATTCTGGATTGGTATGGCGCCTATATTGATTGTTGTTGTTGCTGATGTTGAAAGAACAGAATCTTATTATGGTTTAAGAGGACAAAGACTTTATGCAGTTCAAGATTGCGCTGCAGCTATACAAAATATTTTGCTTGCTGCTCATGATATGGGTTTAGGTGCTTGTTGGGTGGGTAGTTTTGATGAGGGATACATTGCTGATAAGTTAGGAATTCCTGAAGGTAAAAGACCTCAAGCAGTCATAACTGTAGGGTATGCAGCTGATTCTCCTTTAGATAAAGAAAGTTGTGAATTGGATTCTTTAGTTTCATTTAACAAGTTTGGAGTACCTGTAGAAAATATGAATTTGTTGGTAAGAGAATATAATAAAGAAATTGAAAAAATAGTTAAATTGTCAGATCCTGCTGTGGATGATGTTTTCAAAAAACTTTCTGAATCTACGAAGAAAATTGTTTCTGGCGCAAAATCGGTTCTTAATAAAGCTAAAAATCGTGAAAATTTGGATGAAGATTAG
- a CDS encoding zinc ribbon domain-containing protein, producing MKLNGWVWLIIGLIVSGFSMYVEHLNSESNLIIFRYLGFLFIVIGIFKVLVGFITKPKHERKPNNESNIESTVEKTVVKDKGKFFNFLGNDLAKVKLDANLETEKRKIQEQIKMNSKMREKFVHDKLQNQNISQKNQVKSSAFCPFCSSKISDNMAFCYNCGSKLR from the coding sequence ATGAAATTAAATGGTTGGGTTTGGCTCATCATAGGGCTGATAGTGTCAGGTTTTTCAATGTATGTTGAACACCTTAATTCGGAATCTAATTTAATTATTTTTAGGTATTTAGGATTTTTGTTTATTGTCATAGGCATCTTTAAGGTATTGGTTGGTTTTATAACAAAACCTAAGCATGAACGCAAGCCAAACAATGAATCTAATATTGAATCGACTGTTGAAAAGACTGTTGTTAAGGATAAGGGTAAATTCTTTAATTTTTTAGGAAATGACCTTGCCAAAGTTAAGCTAGACGCCAATTTAGAAACTGAAAAGAGAAAGATACAAGAACAGATAAAAATGAATTCCAAAATGAGGGAAAAATTTGTTCATGACAAATTACAAAATCAAAATATTTCTCAAAAAAATCAAGTCAAAAGTTCTGCGTTTTGTCCTTTTTGTAGTTCTAAAATAAGTGATAATATGGCATTTTGCTATAATTGTGGGTCTAAGTTGCGATAA